The following DNA comes from Oreochromis niloticus isolate F11D_XX linkage group LG23, O_niloticus_UMD_NMBU, whole genome shotgun sequence.
AAGGAATAAGTCATTATCCCAGTCACTGTAGAAAACACCACAAGCACTGTAACTCCCATGGAAATGTTTGGACCTCCTCCAGatgctataaaaaaaacaacagcagcagtaagTGGCTTTTCAAAGTTGGTGATGTGCAGCATTAATGAGATTGAAAGGAATACTTTATGGCAATAACTCACAAGAGAATGAGTCTGAAGAGATGGTGATCGGTTCACTTCTCTCCTTGCTGATTGGGTTTTGTATCTCACAGCTGACCTCATAACTGCTTAAACTGTTTATCTGGGACTGCAGTGAAAGAGTTAATATTATTGAACCCACAGAGAAAaggtcttcacatttttcttaagTCTAAATATAttaccttataaacagtatattGTCTCCCAGATGAAACATGCATCCGAGGATCATCTGACTTCCACGTGTAGTTGACTGGAGTGGCTCTGGCTGTGTTTCCTTCACAGATCAAGTCACATTTGCTCTCATCACAGGA
Coding sequences within:
- the LOC102077016 gene encoding carcinoembryonic antigen-related cell adhesion molecule 7-like translates to MTISGLLYEDSNSYTPEINNRRLSPVRLVVLSPVPAPSVNKSCDESKCDLICEGNTARATPVNYTWKSDDPRMHVSSGRQYTVYKSQINSLSSYEVSCEIQNPISKERSEPITISSDSFSSSGGGPNISMGVTVLVVFSTVTGIMTYSF